In Lacrimispora indolis DSM 755, a genomic segment contains:
- a CDS encoding DUF5721 family protein — translation MIALKIEDIKLLTSKLFVGEVFDQFLAKEAVIATFNTFTIDGTVRSGYYSREEQEEMKIGQLSTWAMMKPFCFSLIKGKRLPISFRIILQMSKEGTERFLASRQIPFTSDQVKGLYINIRYEEDKLICVTGTSVSVFTLDKTLDGEWDQAFKGFLKRNEIPFLEE, via the coding sequence ATGATTGCGCTGAAAATTGAGGACATTAAGCTCTTAACCTCCAAGCTGTTTGTAGGGGAAGTGTTTGATCAGTTTCTTGCTAAGGAAGCTGTGATTGCTACCTTTAATACATTTACCATTGACGGAACTGTGCGTTCCGGATACTACTCCAGGGAGGAACAGGAGGAAATGAAAATCGGACAGCTTTCCACCTGGGCCATGATGAAGCCTTTTTGTTTTTCACTAATTAAAGGAAAAAGGCTCCCCATCAGCTTCCGCATCATTCTGCAGATGTCAAAGGAGGGGACAGAGCGTTTCCTTGCTTCCCGTCAGATTCCATTTACGTCTGATCAGGTGAAGGGGCTGTACATCAATATCCGTTATGAGGAGGATAAACTCATTTGCGTAACAGGGACCTCTGTCTCTGTCTTTACTCTGGACAAGACCCTGGATGGGGAATGGGACCAGGCATTTAAAGGGTTTTTAAAACGCAACGAGATTCCATTTCTGGAGGAATAG
- a CDS encoding 6-phospho-beta-glucosidase, producing MENMRENFLWGGATAANQCEGGWKEGNRGLGTVDVIPWGENRFPVMRGDMDYRQLSEDSYYPSRDAIDMYSHYKEDIALFAEMGFKCYRFSFSWSRIFPTGEEEKPNEEGLKFYEDFIDELLKYGIEPVVTICHFDVPLALVEKYGSWKNRKVIDCFMRYCDAIFRRFRDKVTYWITFNEINMLLHLPFMGAGILFSEGEDEKQVKYQAAHNELVASAMATGLAHRINPDFKVGCMLAAGNFYPYSCNPEDVWEGLKKDRDNYFFIDVQARGEYPAYARKMFEREGIKLETGPEDYEILKENTVDFISFSYYSSRCASTSEEVVLKSTSGNVMKSIKNPYLKASEWGWQIDPLGLRITLNTLYDRYQKPLFIVENGLGAVDKVEEDGSIIDDYRISYLEEHIKAMMEAVDEDGVDLLGYTPWGCIDLISASTGEMKKRYGFIYVDKDNEGKGSLKRSRKKSFKWYKHVIETNGAALK from the coding sequence ATGGAAAATATGAGAGAAAACTTTTTGTGGGGAGGAGCCACTGCTGCAAACCAGTGCGAAGGCGGCTGGAAGGAAGGAAACCGGGGATTGGGGACCGTGGATGTGATCCCCTGGGGAGAAAACCGTTTTCCGGTTATGCGGGGAGATATGGATTACCGGCAGCTGTCTGAGGACTCTTATTATCCTTCCAGAGATGCTATTGACATGTACAGCCATTATAAGGAAGACATTGCCTTATTTGCAGAGATGGGATTTAAGTGTTACCGCTTTTCCTTTTCCTGGTCCCGCATTTTCCCTACCGGGGAGGAAGAAAAGCCCAATGAAGAGGGACTTAAGTTTTACGAAGATTTTATTGATGAGCTGTTAAAGTATGGGATCGAGCCGGTGGTGACCATCTGCCATTTTGATGTGCCCCTGGCCCTTGTTGAAAAATACGGTTCCTGGAAGAACAGGAAGGTCATTGATTGTTTTATGAGATATTGCGATGCCATTTTCCGCCGCTTCCGGGATAAGGTGACCTATTGGATCACATTTAATGAAATCAACATGCTTCTTCACCTGCCGTTTATGGGGGCGGGAATCCTGTTCTCCGAAGGAGAAGATGAAAAACAGGTGAAATACCAGGCTGCCCATAATGAGCTGGTGGCTTCTGCCATGGCAACAGGACTGGCCCACCGGATCAATCCGGATTTTAAAGTGGGCTGTATGCTTGCAGCAGGAAACTTTTATCCTTATAGCTGCAATCCGGAGGATGTCTGGGAAGGGTTAAAAAAGGACAGGGATAATTATTTCTTTATTGATGTGCAGGCCAGAGGGGAGTACCCGGCCTACGCCAGAAAAATGTTTGAACGGGAAGGGATAAAGCTTGAAACAGGGCCGGAAGACTATGAAATCCTGAAAGAAAATACGGTTGATTTTATTTCCTTCAGCTATTATTCATCCCGGTGCGCCAGCACATCGGAAGAGGTTGTTTTAAAATCCACATCAGGCAATGTCATGAAGAGCATTAAAAATCCTTATTTAAAGGCATCGGAGTGGGGGTGGCAGATCGATCCCCTTGGACTTAGGATCACCTTGAACACCTTGTATGACAGATATCAAAAGCCGTTGTTTATCGTGGAAAACGGCCTTGGTGCCGTGGACAAAGTGGAAGAGGACGGAAGTATTATTGATGATTACCGGATAAGCTATCTGGAAGAGCATATTAAGGCAATGATGGAAGCTGTGGATGAGGATGGAGTGGATTTATTAGGGTATACTCCCTGGGGCTGCATTGATCTGATCAGTGCATCAACCGGAGAGATGAAAAAAAGATACGGCTTTATTTATGTTGACAAGGACAACGAAGGAAAGGGATCTTTAAAGCGCAGCAGGAAAAAGTCCTTTAAATGGTATAAGCATGTGATCGAAACCAATGGCGCTGCTTTAAAGTAA
- a CDS encoding beta-glucoside-specific PTS transporter subunit IIABC, producing the protein MASKYDGLAKIIIQNVGGKSNVISLTHCITRLRFKLKDESKANTDVLKGTDGIVTVMRSGGQYQVVIGNHVPDVYAAVCEAGGFEGDSSDSEGEKPDKPGSLSAMLLDTLSGVFQPILSVFCATGLIKGILAILTFTKILSPADGTYQLLFAVGDGFFYFLPVILGYTSARKFGLNPFTGIALGCALIYPKITALTSNEVQNVLFAGSMFESNVYATFLKIPVIMPKAGYPSSVVPIVLSVYAASKIEKMWKRIVPDVIKNFLVPTLTLLVAAPLTFVAVGPIANSIAAVIGFATQAAYDASPVLEGLIVGAFWQVLVIFGLHWGLIPIYIMNLSTQGYDSFMQPYFAASFAQTAVVIAVLIRTKDKNLKGLCIPAAISGFFGVTEPAIYGVSLPKKMPFIISCIGAAIGGAIIGLGNVKKYSSGALGIFGFVTFINPANNDTSSIPWVAAGVIVASAIAFVICFLLYRDETKEEVKSGQLKASNPGVRKITLASPLKGKVMQLDQIEDAAFSSGALGRGVAVLPEEGVLYAPADGTVTALFPTGHAIGMVSEEGAEVLIHVGMDTVRLEGKGFTVLTAVGDHVKKGQELLRFDVEAIREAGYSLVTPVLVSNADTFTDVIATDDGEVDPGDALITIL; encoded by the coding sequence ATGGCAAGTAAATATGATGGATTAGCGAAAATTATTATCCAGAATGTAGGTGGGAAGTCCAATGTGATCAGTCTGACCCATTGTATCACCAGATTGCGTTTTAAATTAAAGGATGAGTCTAAGGCAAATACCGATGTGTTAAAGGGGACCGACGGAATCGTAACGGTTATGAGAAGCGGAGGCCAGTACCAGGTAGTCATAGGCAATCATGTGCCGGATGTCTATGCAGCCGTGTGTGAGGCCGGAGGCTTTGAAGGGGATTCCTCTGATTCGGAAGGGGAGAAACCGGACAAGCCGGGCTCCCTGTCAGCCATGCTGCTGGATACCCTTTCCGGCGTGTTCCAGCCCATTTTAAGCGTATTCTGTGCAACCGGGCTGATCAAAGGAATTCTGGCGATTCTTACCTTTACAAAGATCCTGTCTCCGGCAGACGGAACCTACCAGCTTCTTTTTGCGGTGGGCGACGGCTTCTTTTACTTCCTGCCGGTGATTCTTGGATATACGTCTGCAAGGAAGTTCGGGCTAAATCCCTTTACAGGCATTGCGCTGGGGTGCGCCCTGATTTATCCGAAGATCACGGCCCTCACATCAAATGAGGTGCAGAATGTCCTGTTTGCAGGGAGCATGTTTGAATCCAACGTTTATGCCACCTTTTTGAAGATACCGGTGATCATGCCAAAAGCGGGCTATCCGTCTTCCGTTGTTCCCATCGTGCTTTCAGTATATGCTGCGTCTAAAATCGAGAAGATGTGGAAAAGGATTGTTCCTGACGTCATAAAGAACTTCCTGGTTCCCACCCTGACGCTTCTGGTGGCCGCTCCCCTGACCTTTGTGGCTGTCGGCCCCATAGCCAATTCCATCGCAGCTGTCATCGGCTTTGCAACTCAGGCGGCCTATGATGCCAGCCCGGTTCTGGAAGGCCTGATTGTAGGCGCTTTCTGGCAGGTGCTCGTTATCTTTGGCCTGCATTGGGGACTGATACCCATCTATATCATGAATTTAAGCACCCAGGGATATGACAGCTTTATGCAGCCGTACTTTGCCGCTTCCTTTGCGCAGACGGCTGTGGTCATTGCCGTGCTCATAAGGACAAAGGACAAGAATTTAAAAGGCCTTTGTATTCCTGCAGCAATTTCCGGTTTCTTTGGAGTCACGGAGCCTGCTATTTACGGCGTGTCCCTTCCAAAAAAAATGCCGTTTATCATCTCCTGTATCGGAGCGGCCATAGGAGGAGCCATCATTGGACTTGGAAATGTAAAGAAATATTCCTCCGGCGCTTTGGGCATTTTCGGATTTGTGACCTTTATCAATCCGGCAAACAATGACACCTCCAGCATTCCCTGGGTAGCCGCAGGCGTGATCGTGGCTTCTGCCATCGCCTTTGTCATCTGTTTTTTATTGTACCGGGATGAAACAAAGGAAGAGGTCAAAAGCGGACAGCTTAAAGCATCAAACCCAGGAGTCAGAAAAATAACTCTCGCCAGCCCGTTAAAAGGAAAAGTCATGCAGCTGGACCAGATAGAGGATGCGGCCTTTTCCTCCGGAGCATTGGGACGGGGAGTGGCTGTTTTGCCGGAGGAAGGCGTTTTATATGCTCCGGCAGACGGAACAGTTACCGCTCTTTTCCCAACAGGCCATGCAATCGGAATGGTAAGTGAGGAAGGCGCGGAGGTGCTGATCCATGTGGGCATGGATACGGTGCGGCTGGAAGGAAAGGGATTTACCGTATTGACTGCAGTTGGAGACCACGTGAAGAAGGGGCAGGAGCTGCTGAGATTTGATGTGGAAGCCATCCGGGAGGCAGGGTATTCCCTGGTGACTCCTGTGCTGGTTTCCAATGCTGATACATTTACTGATGTGATCGCCACAGATGACGGAGAAGTTGATCCGGGAGATGCGTTGATTACAATATTATGA
- a CDS encoding M18 family aminopeptidase yields the protein MNHIQQLESLIAASVSPYHCITAASSQLSAAGFKELPLASPWELTTGGSYYINAFDSTLIAFTIGKELSTPPTLKLAASHTDWPCLKVKPSPEVTSLKYGKLNVEVYGGPLLGTWFDRPLSMAGKVCVAGPSPMKPKTIFVDFSRPLLTIPNLAIHMNRDANDGVAINPQIDMLPLIARITDELSKEDFFLEALAKEAAVKKEDILDYEICIYNCEKGTLLGLENEFYSSPRLDNLTSVQACLNGITTGPSKNGINVIALYDNEEIGSHTKQGAASALMERILEKICLSLGYSRETFLNIVLNGFLLSLDVAHAIHPNHGEKCDIKNQILMGDGVAIKLASSQAYATDASSTGVIEGICRTNHIPYKKFSNRSDMKGGSTLGSISSALLTMRTVDAGVPILAMHSAREVMGTKDQEALVKLAEAFFQA from the coding sequence ATGAATCACATCCAACAATTAGAATCACTGATCGCCGCATCAGTTTCCCCCTACCACTGCATCACAGCAGCATCCAGCCAGCTTTCAGCCGCAGGTTTCAAAGAACTTCCCCTGGCTTCCCCCTGGGAGCTGACAACCGGCGGATCTTACTACATAAATGCCTTTGATTCCACATTAATCGCATTTACCATAGGAAAAGAGCTGAGTACCCCCCCTACCCTTAAGCTGGCTGCCTCCCATACAGACTGGCCATGCCTGAAGGTAAAACCCTCCCCGGAGGTCACCTCTCTCAAATACGGAAAGCTTAATGTAGAGGTATACGGCGGCCCCCTTTTAGGGACCTGGTTTGACCGCCCCTTATCCATGGCAGGAAAAGTCTGCGTAGCCGGCCCGTCTCCCATGAAGCCAAAAACCATATTTGTGGATTTCTCCCGCCCCCTCCTCACAATCCCCAACCTGGCCATCCATATGAACCGGGATGCCAACGACGGGGTTGCCATCAATCCCCAGATAGACATGCTTCCCCTCATTGCCCGTATCACGGATGAGTTAAGCAAGGAAGACTTTTTCCTGGAAGCCCTGGCAAAAGAGGCAGCCGTAAAAAAAGAAGACATTCTGGACTATGAAATCTGCATCTATAACTGTGAAAAAGGAACTCTATTAGGCTTAGAAAACGAATTCTACTCCTCTCCCCGCCTGGATAACCTGACATCCGTGCAGGCCTGCCTAAACGGAATCACAACAGGACCGAGCAAAAACGGCATCAACGTCATTGCCTTATACGACAACGAAGAAATCGGAAGCCACACCAAGCAGGGTGCTGCTTCCGCCTTGATGGAACGCATTCTCGAAAAAATTTGCTTATCTCTTGGTTACTCCAGAGAAACCTTTTTAAATATTGTGTTAAACGGCTTTCTCCTCTCCCTGGACGTAGCCCATGCCATTCACCCCAACCACGGAGAAAAATGTGACATTAAAAACCAGATCCTCATGGGAGACGGCGTTGCCATTAAGCTGGCATCCAGCCAGGCCTATGCCACCGACGCTTCCAGCACCGGAGTCATAGAAGGAATCTGCCGCACAAATCATATTCCTTATAAAAAGTTCTCCAACCGGTCTGATATGAAAGGCGGCTCCACTTTGGGAAGCATCTCTTCCGCCCTTCTCACCATGCGCACAGTGGATGCCGGGGTGCCCATTCTGGCCATGCACTCCGCAAGGGAAGTCATGGGAACCAAGGACCAGGAAGCTCTTGTAAAGCTGGCAGAAGCCTTCTTTCAGGCATAA
- a CDS encoding DegV family protein, giving the protein MSYKIIGDSCLDITADLKKDPHFQIIPLILQVGNTQVIDDETFDQKSFLELVKSSSECPKTACPSPELYKEAYECDEDQIFVITLSEHLSGSYNSAVLGKKLYEEEHGNDGKKIAVLGSDSASAGQLNIALYVQSLCQASLPFEEIEEKARTFIKNMKTYFVLESLDTLRKNGRLTGLQAFFATALNIKPVMGAASGVIIKLDQARGINKALARMVELAIKDAGDTRDKVLVISHCNNRPRAEHVRQEMLKQARFKDVIIAETAGVATVYANDGGIVMTL; this is encoded by the coding sequence ATGAGCTATAAAATCATTGGGGACAGCTGTCTGGATATTACGGCAGATTTAAAAAAAGATCCTCACTTTCAGATAATTCCCCTTATTTTACAAGTGGGAAATACTCAGGTTATCGATGATGAGACCTTTGATCAGAAAAGCTTTCTGGAGCTGGTGAAAAGCAGCAGTGAGTGTCCCAAAACAGCATGTCCGTCACCGGAGCTGTATAAAGAAGCTTATGAATGTGATGAGGATCAGATTTTTGTGATCACTTTGTCCGAGCATTTAAGCGGAAGCTATAACAGCGCTGTTCTGGGAAAAAAGCTTTACGAAGAAGAACATGGGAATGACGGGAAAAAGATCGCGGTTCTAGGTTCGGATTCGGCCTCTGCCGGACAGTTAAATATCGCTCTTTACGTCCAATCCCTTTGCCAGGCCTCCCTTCCATTTGAAGAGATCGAGGAGAAGGCAAGAACCTTTATCAAGAATATGAAAACCTATTTTGTCCTGGAAAGTCTGGACACTTTAAGAAAGAACGGCCGCCTTACAGGGCTTCAGGCCTTTTTTGCCACTGCCCTGAATATCAAACCGGTGATGGGCGCGGCTTCAGGCGTGATCATTAAGCTGGATCAGGCCAGGGGGATCAATAAGGCTCTGGCGCGCATGGTAGAGCTTGCCATCAAGGATGCAGGAGATACCAGGGATAAGGTTCTGGTCATTTCCCACTGCAACAACCGGCCGCGGGCGGAGCATGTAAGGCAGGAGATGTTAAAGCAGGCCAGGTTCAAGGATGTGATCATAGCAGAAACAGCAGGAGTTGCTACGGTATATGCCAATGACGGCGGAATCGTTATGACTCTTTAA
- a CDS encoding GntR family transcriptional regulator yields MEKEQFLYKKIYVDLKNKILTGELAEGACLPQTGELASVYGVSTITITNALNALRMEGYLNRIKGKGSFVQLPAEETEQFSGSFDGVSIKYEDKEGDRMLGLVLEHVSSCFGLDMMYAMDAMASEAGYKLCVRFSYGEREKETEEIEFLKELGVNGIIVMPCHGLYYNTAILKLVIEEFPMVLIDKKMEGIPVPSVRTDNHLAMKELVEHLVRKGNKKIGFITFSENDTSSIKDRRKGFLEAIKAAGLENMAECRLEDSEKIKIYSDDLDTEYGETIGQYLSENQDLDAVICAEYGIARWVGDRKGITVCCIDEDYLSPGGPRFTHIKQDEKKIAFEAIRILLKQVEKDSSYSQMDCLVPGIFCEY; encoded by the coding sequence ATGGAAAAAGAACAATTTTTATATAAAAAGATTTATGTGGATTTAAAAAATAAGATCCTCACTGGAGAACTGGCAGAAGGAGCATGCCTGCCTCAGACCGGTGAACTGGCGTCTGTATATGGAGTCAGCACCATCACCATTACCAATGCTTTAAATGCCCTGAGAATGGAAGGTTACTTAAACCGCATCAAAGGTAAGGGAAGCTTTGTACAGCTTCCGGCCGAAGAAACGGAGCAGTTTTCAGGCAGCTTTGACGGTGTATCCATAAAATATGAGGATAAGGAAGGGGATCGGATGCTGGGCCTGGTCCTGGAGCATGTATCCTCCTGCTTTGGCCTTGACATGATGTATGCAATGGATGCCATGGCGTCTGAGGCAGGCTACAAGCTGTGCGTCCGTTTTTCCTACGGCGAGAGGGAAAAGGAGACAGAAGAAATCGAGTTTTTAAAGGAGCTTGGTGTAAACGGGATCATCGTCATGCCCTGCCATGGACTTTATTATAACACGGCAATTTTAAAGCTTGTCATTGAAGAATTTCCCATGGTGCTGATCGATAAGAAAATGGAGGGCATTCCGGTTCCGTCTGTAAGGACGGATAATCACCTTGCCATGAAGGAGCTGGTGGAGCATCTGGTGCGCAAGGGAAATAAAAAGATCGGTTTTATAACATTTTCGGAAAACGATACTTCTTCCATTAAGGACAGAAGAAAGGGATTCTTAGAGGCCATAAAGGCTGCGGGGCTGGAAAATATGGCGGAATGCCGCCTGGAGGACTCCGAGAAAATCAAGATCTATTCAGACGATCTTGATACGGAGTACGGCGAAACCATCGGTCAGTACTTAAGTGAGAATCAGGATCTGGATGCGGTCATCTGTGCGGAATATGGAATTGCCAGGTGGGTTGGAGACCGGAAAGGAATAACCGTATGCTGTATTGACGAAGATTATTTATCACCTGGAGGCCCCCGTTTCACTCATATAAAGCAGGATGAAAAGAAAATTGCCTTTGAAGCCATCAGGATCCTGTTAAAGCAGGTGGAAAAGGATTCTTCATACAGCCAGATGGATTGTCTGGTCCCCGGCATATTTTGTGAGTATTAA
- the licT gene encoding BglG family transcription antiterminator LicT, whose product MTSFLRYGKRKVSETLFTTGFGKLGKFMVVKQVLGNNIISSWDSNGKEILLMGKGIGFSVKPGSPIDESKISKIFFLKTREMSQFAELVSKLPEAHMQCAGRIISYAKENLGRKMNDNIYITLTDHLNFAIERKKQGIEFKNALLWEIKKFYHQEYQVGLEALQIIKDRLGVELPEDEAGYIALHIVNAELDTNMKESSEIPQMIQDILNIVRYHFGVSLNEETLSYERFVTHLKFFVQRAVKKRYYGTEDLEFCNMIYRQYQPAYQCALKVNTYMEKKMNYQLTDEEIMYLTVHIKRIMQEHGEEEK is encoded by the coding sequence ATGACCAGTTTTTTACGTTATGGGAAAAGGAAAGTGTCGGAGACACTTTTTACAACCGGTTTTGGGAAGTTGGGGAAGTTTATGGTAGTGAAGCAGGTGTTGGGAAATAATATAATCAGTTCATGGGATTCCAATGGAAAGGAAATCCTTCTCATGGGAAAGGGAATCGGTTTTTCAGTAAAACCGGGAAGTCCCATCGATGAATCGAAGATATCAAAAATTTTCTTTTTAAAAACCCGGGAAATGAGCCAGTTTGCGGAGCTGGTATCAAAGCTTCCGGAAGCCCACATGCAATGTGCGGGCAGGATCATTTCTTATGCAAAAGAAAACCTGGGCAGAAAAATGAATGATAACATTTATATCACCCTCACCGACCATTTAAATTTTGCCATTGAAAGAAAAAAGCAGGGAATTGAATTTAAAAATGCGTTATTGTGGGAAATCAAAAAATTCTATCATCAGGAGTATCAGGTCGGACTGGAAGCCTTACAGATCATAAAGGACAGGCTTGGTGTTGAGTTGCCGGAGGATGAAGCCGGGTATATTGCGCTGCACATCGTAAATGCGGAACTGGATACGAACATGAAGGAGTCCAGTGAGATTCCCCAGATGATCCAGGATATTTTAAACATCGTCCGCTATCATTTCGGAGTTTCCCTTAATGAAGAAACCCTGTCCTATGAAAGATTTGTGACCCATTTAAAATTTTTCGTGCAGCGTGCTGTGAAAAAACGGTATTACGGGACAGAGGATCTGGAATTCTGCAACATGATCTACCGCCAGTACCAACCGGCATATCAGTGTGCCTTAAAGGTGAATACATATATGGAAAAGAAAATGAATTACCAGCTGACCGATGAAGAAATCATGTATCTGACTGTTCACATCAAAAGGATCATGCAGGAGCATGGAGAGGAAGAGAAATAA
- the htpG gene encoding molecular chaperone HtpG → MAKTGSLTINSENIFPIIKKWLYSDHDIFYRELVSNGCDAITKLKKLEIMGEWQKPEDLEFKIEIITDSNEKTITFKDNGLGMTMEEVDEYINQIAFSGAQDFLEKYKDKANEDQIIGHFGLGFYSAFMVADRVTIDTLSYKEGAAAVHWESDGGTEYEMEEGDKAEFGTTIKLYLNEDSLEFCNEYRGKEVLEKYCSFMPVSIYLSSASSEPQYETIEKDELTDKDTIIETIIEEAKTEEKENENGEKEIVEVSPAKEKYKIKKRPVPVNDTNPLWNKHPNDCTEEEYKSFYRKVFHDYKEPLFWIHLNMDYPFNLKGILYFPKLNLNYDSLEGTIKLYNSQVFIADNIKEVIPEFLMLLKGVIDCPDLPLNVSRSALQNDGFVKKISDYITKKVADKLTGMFKTDRENYEKYWDDINPFIKFGCLKDEKFGEKINDSLIFKNLEGKYLTLSDCLEENKEKHENSVFYISDEKEQSQYINMFKEAGLDAVYLTHNIDSAFVGYLEQKNENVKFLCINSDLSDIFKEEVKEEDKEAMKADTEALTQLFRKALDKEHLEVKVEKLKNENVSSMITVSEESRRMQEMMKMYTMPGMDPSMFGAGGETLVLNYNNKLVKYVLGHKDGAHTNAICEQLYDLAALSHGSLTPERMTKFIARSNDLMLVMAEV, encoded by the coding sequence ATGGCAAAAACAGGAAGTTTAACAATCAACAGCGAAAATATTTTCCCTATTATTAAGAAATGGCTGTATTCCGACCATGACATTTTCTACCGTGAGCTTGTGTCCAATGGCTGTGATGCCATTACAAAGCTTAAGAAGCTGGAAATTATGGGCGAGTGGCAGAAACCGGAGGATCTGGAATTTAAGATCGAGATCATTACCGACTCCAATGAAAAGACCATTACCTTTAAGGACAACGGTCTTGGAATGACTATGGAGGAAGTGGATGAGTACATCAACCAGATCGCCTTTTCCGGCGCTCAGGATTTCCTTGAGAAATATAAGGACAAAGCCAACGAAGATCAGATCATCGGCCACTTTGGACTTGGTTTTTATTCCGCATTCATGGTAGCCGACAGGGTCACCATTGATACCTTATCCTATAAAGAAGGGGCTGCTGCAGTTCACTGGGAGTCTGACGGCGGTACGGAATATGAGATGGAAGAAGGGGACAAGGCTGAGTTTGGAACCACCATTAAACTCTACCTTAATGAAGACAGCCTGGAATTCTGCAACGAATACCGGGGAAAAGAAGTTCTTGAGAAATACTGTTCCTTTATGCCTGTGTCAATTTATTTATCCAGCGCATCTTCAGAACCTCAGTATGAGACCATTGAAAAGGATGAGCTGACTGATAAGGATACGATCATCGAAACCATCATTGAGGAAGCAAAGACTGAGGAAAAGGAGAACGAAAACGGGGAAAAGGAAATCGTAGAGGTATCTCCTGCCAAGGAAAAATATAAAATCAAAAAGCGTCCGGTACCGGTCAATGATACCAATCCTCTGTGGAACAAGCATCCAAACGACTGCACGGAAGAAGAGTATAAATCCTTTTACCGCAAGGTGTTCCATGACTACAAGGAGCCTTTGTTCTGGATCCACTTAAACATGGATTATCCATTCAACTTAAAGGGAATCCTCTACTTCCCCAAGCTGAATTTAAATTATGACAGCCTGGAAGGAACTATCAAGCTGTACAACAGCCAGGTATTTATTGCGGATAATATCAAGGAAGTGATTCCTGAATTCCTGATGCTGTTAAAGGGAGTGATCGATTGTCCGGATCTTCCTCTTAACGTATCCAGAAGCGCTCTTCAAAACGACGGTTTTGTAAAGAAGATTTCTGACTACATTACTAAAAAGGTTGCGGATAAGCTGACCGGCATGTTTAAGACGGACCGTGAAAATTATGAAAAGTACTGGGATGACATCAATCCATTCATTAAATTCGGCTGCTTAAAGGATGAGAAGTTCGGAGAAAAGATCAACGATTCCCTCATCTTTAAGAATCTGGAAGGCAAGTATTTAACTCTTTCCGATTGCCTGGAGGAGAATAAGGAGAAGCACGAGAACAGCGTATTCTACATCTCTGATGAAAAAGAGCAGAGCCAGTACATCAACATGTTTAAAGAGGCAGGTCTTGATGCGGTTTATCTGACTCATAATATTGACAGCGCGTTCGTAGGCTATCTGGAACAGAAGAATGAGAATGTAAAATTCTTATGCATAAATTCCGATTTATCCGACATCTTTAAGGAAGAGGTAAAGGAAGAGGATAAAGAAGCCATGAAGGCAGATACAGAGGCCCTGACCCAGCTGTTCCGCAAGGCATTGGACAAAGAACACTTAGAGGTCAAGGTTGAGAAATTAAAGAATGAAAATGTATCTTCCATGATCACCGTATCTGAGGAATCCCGCCGTATGCAGGAAATGATGAAGATGTACACCATGCCTGGAATGGATCCTTCCATGTTTGGAGCAGGCGGTGAGACTTTGGTGCTTAACTACAACAATAAGCTGGTGAAATATGTGCTGGGTCACAAAGACGGGGCTCATACAAATGCCATCTGCGAACAGCTTTATGATCTGGCAGCTTTAAGCCATGGCTCTCTGACACCGGAACGCATGACGAAATTCATTGCCAGAAGCAATGATCTGATGCTTGTGATGGCAGAGGTATAA